From the Verrucomicrobiota bacterium genome, the window ATAAAATAAAGCACCCGCGGTCTCATTTTCGGGCCGCGGGTGCTGGTGAAGCAGTGGGCGATCTCAGATTGGCTTGCGCCACCTTTTAAGGTGGCCGCCGACTGCGAAAAATTAGCCATGTGGAACGATACGGAATCTGCGACTGGACGATTTTATTGCAAAGAGCGCCGCTTCGGGAGAATCGAATTTTGTTTCTTTGGCGAATTTCAGAAGGGAGGGTGGCCAGCTATCACCATCGAGGGGTTCTATCCGAAAAGACGGCTTGGCTGTAAACTGAGGGAGAGAGACAGTCGTTAATCCAACAATAACCGCCCCGATTGAGCTCGCTTTTTTAATGAATCTCCGGCGTTCCACGTGTTAAACTAGCAAGATATCGCTATGATCAAACTGCTCTTAATCACGGTAAGCATTCACCTCCTAATCTTTACATCAGTCAATGGAAAACTGACAATCCTTTATCAATTTGCCCTTCCTGACGACTTGAACTCGCTGACCATATCACTTCTTGAAAATGACTTCGAGTTATCCGAAGAAACCAAAGGGTCAAAAACGTTCCGCAAAGGCGAAACCGAAGTGGTTACTTCACGTCTCGGGTCCAATCCCTATCAAGCTTCTTACTTAGCTACAGCAAACCTCATTGACGCAAGACCCCGTCTGGTCATAACCACAGGCCCTTGCGGTGCTTTGTCTGAGGAGACTGCAATCGGCTCCGTTTTTATTATCGACGAGGTCGTAAGCCACGATATGGCTACCCTGACCAATCAAGGTTTGTCTCAGCCTAATCACAGACTAACAGTGACTCCCCTTCCCAGCATTGGCATCTTATCCCTCGAAGGCTCTCCACTCGAGGCGATCACCGTCGCTTCCGGTTCGGCATTTGTCGCTGGGGACGACGCAAGGTCTCAAGTCGCCAGAAGAACGGGGGCCTCTGTCGTCGATATGAATAGCTATGCTTCCCTCTACGTCTTCGAAAAATACAGTCTTCATAGCGTAAACCTACGAATTGTATCTGACCACGCTGGAGAAGATGCGGCTGAACAGTTTGCGCGATTTGTAGAGGGTTACGACGGAATACTTGGAAGGATTGCCGCTGGGGTGATTCTAGAGAACCCACTCTCTCCTTCCAACGTCTCCCCCTATCCAGCGCTCCAAAGTCTGATCGAAAATAACAGCCAATAGAGTCCAGAGTAGTTCGACGTTAAAACTCGATCCACCGGTCAATTCCAACCGTGGAAATCTATCGTCAATTTCCAGAATTTCTGGGCTAATTGCTAGCGGGTAACAAGGAAGACCTTTTGCCTTCGAACTAAATCAGATCCCTCGACCGTAAACATGAAGAGCAGCTCTGCTTTCGACGGACCCATTGGCTTCTCTGCTGGACGAACGGAGAAGCGTGCTTCAGAACTCTCCGCCTCCCTTTCCAGTTCTTTCCAAACGAAAGGAAAGTTCTCAGGGGGCGTTTCAAGTATCCATTCCACTCCCTCACTCGCCGTCACGGTAAAGATCTTCTCCTCCACACCATCACCCGAACGCCACACGAGGAGTTTGGGGTGAATGCTACCCATGACCGGCACGTTTGTTGAGAAAGTGAGAGTCTGAATCCGCGACTCTTCCCCGTTTGAAGTCGTCACCCGCAACATCTTGCGCTGTGGTCCGAGCCGGTCGCCGATCTCAAACACGGCCCGCAGTTCCCCACTCTCTCCCGGCGCATAGACGTTCTTTTCCAACTCGGCCACCGTGCAGCCGCAGCTCGATTGGATGCTGCTGACGGTGATGGTCTTTTCGGATGGATTCTGGAAGGGAAAAACTGCCACGAGTTCTTGTTCTCCAATTCCGCAAGGTAACGTCAGATCCGTTTGCTCCCATTCCAGCCCGTCCGCCGAAGTGAGGGATAGCGTCAAAAGAAGAAAAACCGGTATTTTTCTCATTGCGAGTTGGGCTTTCGAACAAGTGACCCTTTCCATACCACAACTGCAACGAAAATCAACGCGAGATCTCTTCCAAGAAGAAAGGGGTAGTTCGTATCGTTCGAGGCCGGCGCACCAAAACAGCCGCACGTCAGATCAATTCCCCGGACCCATGCAATGAGGATCAGCACGGTGAACAAAACCATCAAGAGAAAAGAGAGAACTGCCGCTGTGAGGCGATAGCGCGGAATGAAAAGACCAACCGCAAGAACTACCTCAAGAGCCGGGATGCCGTAGACTGACGCTGATAAGAGAAAACCATCGACCATTCGAAAGGACTCTACCGCGATCCGGAACTCAGCCGGATCCAGAACCTTGAGGAAACCTGCGTAGGCAAAAACGGCGGCCAGAACAAAAAGGCAGCACCCGTAGACTACTCGCCCGACCACACCTCTCCCCCGCTACCGACCCATCCCGACCAGCCGTCAGAAAGCACGTAAACTTCTTCAAAACCAAGATCCTCCTGCAGACGACGAGCCACCGCCTCACTAGCGTTACAGGTTGCGTCTCCACAGTAGACAACAAGTCTCGTGTCCGCGTCCCAGACGGAAAGAAGTCTGTCCAGACCTCCATCCCAGTCGTTCTCATTGAGTAGCACCGCTCCCGGAATGTGACCGCTCAGAAACTCCACCTCTTCGCGCGCATCTACCCATCGAACACCCTCGCTCTCTGACCAGGTCAGCGCAGTTTCGAGATCTACCCGATGACTATCATCGCCCGACAAACCCGCGGGGTTCAACCAAGCATTTACCGATGCCAGAACCGCTGTCACTAAAAGGATTTGCGACCATTGCTGCCACTTGCCAAACAAACTCATGGGAGATCAGTAATCATGGTTTGCTCGCCCGATATCGGGTTCGACTCCGCGGTGATAATAGTGAGCGCTGCATCAGTCAGCTCTGACTTCGAGATGGATGCTAACTCTGACCCGAAACCGGCCAATGGCATCCAAGATGAAGGTAAAAGGCAATCTTCCATTAGGAAAAAACAAGGGAGCGAAGGATGGATTGCCGCAAGTCGGGTCGGGATTGTCACAGGTCAAGACCTGTCGTCTTTTTTTCTACCGTCTGCGTGCCTCTCGCATCTCGCTCGATTGCCTTCTCAGATCCCATATCGAGCGGATGAGTTTCTGGTTGCGGATAAAAGGATCGGTCAGGTTTGTAACCCCATTCGTTCAGAAAGTAACTAGTTGGATACCAAAACCTTGCATTTCGCTTTTGCCAATCGCTACGTTCCTCCGAAAAACCTAACTCGCTCGAATCGTCGCCAGGTAAAGGCTCTACCAGTTTTATTTTGAAAGGAAATAGGGTGGGATTCTCGGGTAGACAGTAGTAGTAGAAACCATCTTTGTATCCCATGTAAAAGTAATCAGACTTCGACCTAAACAAATAGGGTGCTACCGAAGAGCGCTCTGCCAATTCAACTGTCGAGCATCCACAAATCGCAGCCGAAATTAGTAGAAACAGAAAACCTGCAGTGCTGTCTCTAAGAGTCTTCACTATTTCTTCTCCTCAACTTCGACTGCGGACACGGATCCCATTCTTATGCCAACTTCTACACAGCAAGTATTCAACATATCTTTCGCCCTAGTCCTACATTGAAAAATTGAAGACGCGAAAAGGTAAACCACACCGACATAGGTAACGGATAGCACACAGACATGCGCCGTCGCCTGCGGTTATGGCGGCACAGGTCGGTAACACTGACGTCTTTTGTCTTACCAAACACGGGTCGAATGGCGACCAGACATGTTTTTTCGGTGTATTACCCCCTAACATCTTTGCGGGTTCTCCGTCTTTAATCCCTCAAGGAAAAGAATACCGCACCCATCAACCAAAACAGAATAAACAGCGATGGAATACCCCAAAGAATAGATGCAACGATATTCATCTCTCTGACTGCAGACCAAAAAAAGCAAATGATGCAGGCCACGAAAGATAATCCTAGGACTACTGTTAATGTCATTGAGCTAATAACTTTGATTCACGAAAAAGACGTCACGTCTTTTTTGGCTCTTTCTTCGTCTTTGCCTGCCTCTCGAAACTCATCTTGTTCGTTCAACCAGTCATGGACTCAGTTCAGTCCCAAACGACTACCATTATTTCCAGCGTATACCGAACCAATTCCCGAATCTGATTCACGTGCGACCCCCGCATCTTGCGATCCAACCATGAAAATCGGCTCAAGGCTCGAAAAAAACTTCAATCGACCCGCAAAAAGTGGGTTCCAAATTCAATTTTCGACTTTTCCCCAACAATTTACCATCCTTAGGCGTTAACTCTCTTGTGACCTATCTTGTTGCCATGCGTTTGCCATTTACCGGGGCTGCGGCTGTTGCCGAGCCGCAAGTCGCCGATGATCTCGCCGCGCTTCGCCGCGGAGACTCCAACGCTCTTACCGAAATCCTTAGACGTCATGAGAAAGCGACGATTGGCTATTTGATCAATCTGACCGGTGACCCAACACTTGCTCAAGACTTGAGCCAAGAGACCTTCTTACGATTGATCCGGAGACCACCAAGGCATCAAAAAGAAGGGTCTTTGCGCCCTTGGTTGATTCGGGTAGCGCGCAATCTATTTCACGACCACCTACGTAAAAACAGGCGGCTGGTATCCCTGGAGTCACAGACAGATTCCGGGTTTTCGCCAAGCACCGAGGCAAAACGTCCGGACAGCGCTGCCCGGGACCTCCTCGCAACGCTCCCAACCGACCTTAAAGAGATCGTTCAGCTCCGTATTTTCGGAGAACTTACTTTTCGGGAAATTGCAGAGACTCTCTCGATTCCCCTGGGAACCGCTCAATGGCGGATGAACTGCGCACTGGAAAAATTACGTTCGCAACTGGGGGAAAACGATCAATGAGCAGAAACGCCCAAACGAAAGAAGAGCAACTTCTTGCGCGGAAACTGACTGACCTCAGCGAAGCCACAAATACCCTTGAGGCACGCCGGCGGGCAACCCTTTACCAAGCCCTGGAGTATCAGAATCGACGGCACTCGTTGTTACGGGTATTGATTCCCACTTTCGCCATTCTTGCTGTCGCCCTTCTAGCGTTTTGGTCGCTGCGACTCCCGCCAGATCAACCAGTTCGACAGACGAGTCTCTGGACGTCGTCCACGAATTGGGTCACGGGCAACGAGTTTTCCGATAGCAGAGACGCGATTGCCGCCAAACTTTCCGGGGGGAGTTCGCCTGTGCCTGGTCTCCTCTGGCAAGACTCCCCCTCTTCCTTCGAGGAGGTACGCCAGCGGACCGTCCTACTTCGCCGACAAGTTCAACCCAACTAACTATGAAAATGAATCCAATCCACCACTACTCTCTCCCACTTCTTGCTGCAGTCGCAATCCTCTGGACTCCGTTTCTCCATGCGGAGGAAGAAGAATACGAATTTGAGGATGAGGAAGATTTTCAGGAAGAAATGATCGAATTTCTCGACTCCGAAGAGGGGGAAGAATGGAAGGGATTTGTGCGTGAGAACTTTTCGCAGGACACAGTCGACTACATCTACGACCTACTCGAAGAGGAGCCGATGGAAGCAGCTGAAGCCGTCGAGTATCTCAACGAGATCGGAGAAGAATACTTTTTTGCCCTCGAGGAAAATCCCGACTTCGCAAGAGCTTTCATTAGGTTTCAACGCCACGAAGTCGCCTCCTACCAACTGGCCACCAAGATCGATAGGTCACGGGGAGATTCCGACCAACTACGCTCCGAGCTAATGGATGAGTTGGACAAAGCTTTTGAAGCAAAAATCGAGCTGGAGAAACTCGAACTCAAGCAGCTGGAGGAGGAAGTAAAACGATTGAGTGAACTGCTCGACGAAAAACCGAATAAAAAGGAAGCAATCATTGATCGCAGATTTAAGGACCTCGTCGGTGACAGCGACGGGCTGGAGTGGTAATTCCGGATTCGGTATGATACTGGATCCGCTGGAGAACCTCTATTGGAGAACCAGCCGATTCAGTAACTGGGTGGCTCTCTCCATACGAAAGATCCGAATGATTGATCTTTGTCGTCAATCGCTTACGAGCGAAACTCAGAGACAGTCCTCAACCACCCCATAGACCGCCTTTCCCGGAGACCTCCCGACTTTCTTTCCACCTGACCTTGGGTGAGGTCCTTCATCTCCGGATATTCGAGAAAAACCGCCGCAAGGAGGTGTTCTGTCGGAGGAATCCCTAGTGCTGCGAACACTTCTTTGCTTCGAATCGCACCTCCGCTGGACCAGTAGTTTCCAATCCCCTGTGCAGTCATTAGCAGAAGAAAATTCTGCACCATCGCAGAGGTTGCTGCCAAATGCTCGCGATTCCTTTCCGAAACCTTGCGCGCTGTTTCTCCAGAAACTGAATCCGTCTCCTCGGGAAGCCAGGTAACGACTACCAAGGCGCTACACGCAGCCGCGAGCTGTGGCTCTTTGGAGGTGAGTCCAAGTTCCTCCGACAAGAAACGGGACAAGTCCCGGACTTCGGAATTCCAAAGAATGTGGGCTCTCCAAGGCTCGGCCAATCCATCGACATCTCTTGGATAGTGAAACGGAGCCCACCCTGCAGTCCTCAGCGCAGATTCAATCTTCGTTCGGTAGATGGACTCCAAACTTGCAGGCACTGGTTTTCGACTCTCAAGGCTTCCCAACACCTTTTCGGTCACTCTCGAACGGATAGTATTTTCCAAGACCTCAACATCAGTTCCCATACCCTAGAGCGGAATGATCCAAAACCGGGGTCACGCAAATCAAATCGTGGAATTTTGATCCCTCATCGGCTGACTTCGGGACCGGATTGAGAATCCGAAAAGAAACGGATGACTACGGCTTCTTGCTCGCAAGCGTTCGCCGGCTCTCGTTTAGCAGCGTCAGGACCAGCTTTCGCGATTCCCCCTTTTGCACAAGCGCATGAAATTTTACATGCGCTTGCGGAGAGCTTAACGGAATAAACCTTACGTGACTGGACGCGATGTCGCTGACTTCGGATGGCATCAGCGAGAATGAGTCTCCGACCGCAATGTTTGAAAGCGCACTCAGGAGACTTTCGACCCGTGTCACCGAAGTCGGCCGCACACCCGCATCTCGAAGGATACCCATAATGAATTCGTGCCTCCCTGGGTACGCCTCGGCGGAGAGAGAGATCAACGAGTGACCCGCCAATTCCTTCAGATCGATCTCACTGGCATCAGCTAACGGGTGGTGTTCCGCCACTACCGCTTGGACGGGAATGTTCCAGAGATGAAAAAGATCAAATTCGCGCTCTATTTCCGGACAGATATGGCCGATAAATGCGATGTCGACTTTTCCGTTCCGAAGCCAATCTACCATCGGGCCGGCATCCAAGGGATGCAGAGTGAGGTTGACCTCCGGAAACGCTTGGCAAAACACGTTTACCACATCGCCAACAAAGGTGTTGTAGGAGCTAGGCAGGTATCCCAGGTCGAGTCTTTCGCCCGCGTCCGCTCTCACTTGGCGAATCTCTTCAAGTCCCTCCTCAAGTGATAACAGTGCCTCATCGGCTTTGGGCAAGAATACCTCACCCGCACTCGTTAAGGTAACCGACCCACCTTCACGAGAGAATAACTCCGCACCCAATTCCGCTTCCAGGTCCTTTATGGCACGGCTCAAAGCGGGTTGCCCAACCCCCATGCGGCGCGCAGCGCGGCTGAAGCTTAAATCTTCAGCGACAGCCAAAAAGTAGCTCAGCTTCTTCGAGTCCATAGTTCAACCCAGTGCCCCGGAATCTACGTTTCACCGAAACTATCTTCCAGTGCAAAATCCGCATAACCCTATGCGTTTTCTGGCATTAGAAATAGCGAAACGCATGAGCTATCTTGTGATTATGACGACCGAGACGGCCGCAAAACTAACCAAGCGCCCTTCTAACCTGCGCGGAACGACCCATTCGGGCTGGGGAAAGAACCGTCACACGTTCGCATTCGGAAACTACGTTGAAGAAAACCATGTTGGCTTCCGCGACCTACGAATCATCAACGAAGCCCATCTCGATCCTGGAAAAGGACTCGGAACTCAGTCCCATCGCTCAATGGAACTCTTCAGCTACGTCGTAGAGGGAGAACTGCAGCACAAAAACAGTCTGGGAGAAGACTACTCCCTTCGGACTGGCGACTTCCAACACTTGAGTGCCGGAAGCGGAGTGCAACTCAACGAATTGAATCCACAGTCCGACGGGAAAACACACTTTTTGAAAATGTGGATTGTTCCCCGTTCTCAGGGCGGCGAACCCCGCTACGCCAGAATCAACATTGCCGAGAAGCGGGTTCACAACGGTCTCTCGTTACTCGCTTCACCGGACGGTGAGGACGGATCGGCCAGAATCCGTCAGGATTCACAGATATTCTTCGGGGATTTAACCGCCGGACAAACCCTCACCCTCTCCGAAAACTGCCTCTACCCGTATGCGTGGATCCAGATGATCGAAGGGAAAGTACACCTCGACACCGTTACTCTGGAAGCCGGAGACGGTGCAGCCATCCACACCTCTGCGTTCACAATCGAAGGCGACGCAGACTCTGAATTTCTCCTATTCCGACTCAAATGAAAACTCTCTCTACCCACCTACCAAACCATCAACGATTCGTTCCATGAAAGACCTCGACCGCCGCGATTTTCTCAAAGTATCTGCCACTGCTTCCGCCGGGCTTCTCGCAGGAAGCTCTGGACTGTTCGCAATAGACAGAGCTACCGGAGACGGTCCGCTCGTTGTGACCAACGCCAAGGTGCTTACCGTCGATACAAACAACCGTATCGCCGAAGCCTTTATCGTGGAAGGCGGTAGATTCACTTTTGTTGGAACCACAGAGGAGGTCCTATCAAGGAAACCCGACAACGCCACCATCATCGATGCAGAAGGTGCCACCATCATTCCCGGGCTCAACGACTCCCACACGCACGTCGTGAGAGGTGGGATGATGTATGCCCTCGAATTGCGCTGGGATAACGTCACCTCGGTCGAGGAAGGACTCGAGATGATCCGCAAGCAAGCGGAACGCACACCGAAAGGACAGTGGATCCGGGTTGTTGGCGGTTGGAGCTACGAGCAATTCAAGGAAAAGCGCATGCCCACGCTCGATGAAATCAACAAGGTGGCACCGGATCATCCGGTTCTGGTCAAATACCTTTACGCTCACGCATGGCTCAACAAGAAGGCACTTGAGGAGATCGGCTACAATGGACCCGATGCACCTGTTTATCCGGGAGGCTACATCGCGCGGGACCGTCACGGGAACGCAACC encodes:
- a CDS encoding DUF1573 domain-containing protein, which codes for MRKIPVFLLLTLSLTSADGLEWEQTDLTLPCGIGEQELVAVFPFQNPSEKTITVSSIQSSCGCTVAELEKNVYAPGESGELRAVFEIGDRLGPQRKMLRVTTSNGEESRIQTLTFSTNVPVMGSIHPKLLVWRSGDGVEEKIFTVTASEGVEWILETPPENFPFVWKELEREAESSEARFSVRPAEKPMGPSKAELLFMFTVEGSDLVRRQKVFLVTR
- a CDS encoding MauE/DoxX family redox-associated membrane protein yields the protein MVGRVVYGCCLFVLAAVFAYAGFLKVLDPAEFRIAVESFRMVDGFLLSASVYGIPALEVVLAVGLFIPRYRLTAAVLSFLLMVLFTVLILIAWVRGIDLTCGCFGAPASNDTNYPFLLGRDLALIFVAVVVWKGSLVRKPNSQ
- a CDS encoding rhodanese-like domain-containing protein, whose protein sequence is MSLFGKWQQWSQILLVTAVLASVNAWLNPAGLSGDDSHRVDLETALTWSESEGVRWVDAREEVEFLSGHIPGAVLLNENDWDGGLDRLLSVWDADTRLVVYCGDATCNASEAVARRLQEDLGFEEVYVLSDGWSGWVGSGGEVWSGE
- a CDS encoding sigma-70 family RNA polymerase sigma factor, translating into MTYLVAMRLPFTGAAAVAEPQVADDLAALRRGDSNALTEILRRHEKATIGYLINLTGDPTLAQDLSQETFLRLIRRPPRHQKEGSLRPWLIRVARNLFHDHLRKNRRLVSLESQTDSGFSPSTEAKRPDSAARDLLATLPTDLKEIVQLRIFGELTFREIAETLSIPLGTAQWRMNCALEKLRSQLGENDQ
- a CDS encoding nitroreductase family protein; translated protein: MGTDVEVLENTIRSRVTEKVLGSLESRKPVPASLESIYRTKIESALRTAGWAPFHYPRDVDGLAEPWRAHILWNSEVRDLSRFLSEELGLTSKEPQLAAACSALVVVTWLPEETDSVSGETARKVSERNREHLAATSAMVQNFLLLMTAQGIGNYWSSGGAIRSKEVFAALGIPPTEHLLAAVFLEYPEMKDLTQGQVERKSGGLRERRSMGWLRTVSEFRS
- a CDS encoding LysR family transcriptional regulator, with the protein product MDSKKLSYFLAVAEDLSFSRAARRMGVGQPALSRAIKDLEAELGAELFSREGGSVTLTSAGEVFLPKADEALLSLEEGLEEIRQVRADAGERLDLGYLPSSYNTFVGDVVNVFCQAFPEVNLTLHPLDAGPMVDWLRNGKVDIAFIGHICPEIEREFDLFHLWNIPVQAVVAEHHPLADASEIDLKELAGHSLISLSAEAYPGRHEFIMGILRDAGVRPTSVTRVESLLSALSNIAVGDSFSLMPSEVSDIASSHVRFIPLSSPQAHVKFHALVQKGESRKLVLTLLNESRRTLASKKP
- a CDS encoding pirin family protein, which translates into the protein MSYLVIMTTETAAKLTKRPSNLRGTTHSGWGKNRHTFAFGNYVEENHVGFRDLRIINEAHLDPGKGLGTQSHRSMELFSYVVEGELQHKNSLGEDYSLRTGDFQHLSAGSGVQLNELNPQSDGKTHFLKMWIVPRSQGGEPRYARINIAEKRVHNGLSLLASPDGEDGSARIRQDSQIFFGDLTAGQTLTLSENCLYPYAWIQMIEGKVHLDTVTLEAGDGAAIHTSAFTIEGDADSEFLLFRLK